Proteins co-encoded in one Pleurodeles waltl isolate 20211129_DDA chromosome 1_2, aPleWal1.hap1.20221129, whole genome shotgun sequence genomic window:
- the NKX6-1 gene encoding homeobox protein Nkx-6.1 isoform X2 — MLAALGQMEGPRQSAFLLGSPPLAALHSLAEMKTPLYPAYPLPGQACPSPSSSSSSPASSTASPSPPLGSPAPLKHGSPHPQAQQPSATPHGINDILSRPALSCLSTLSPGGAGPGGLLAGLPRFTSLSPPPPPPPPSGLYFSPGGAVAVARYPKPLAELPGRTPIFWPGVVQGPPWRDARLACAPHQGSILLDKDGKRKHTRPTFSGQQIFALEKTFEQTKYLAGPERARLAYSLGMTESQVKVWFQNRRTKWRKKHAAEMATAKKKQDSETERLKGASENEEEDDDYNKPLDPNSDDEKITQLLKKHQAGGGALHLHTSGAESSS, encoded by the exons ATGCTGGCCGCCCTGGGGCAGATGGAGGGCCCCCGGCAAAGCGCCTTCCTCCTGGGCAGCCCTCCCCTGGCCGCTCTGCACAGCTTGGCCGAGATGAAGACCCCGCTCTACCCGGCCTATCCGCTGCCCGGGCAGGCCTGCCCGTCACCCTCGTCCTCCTCCTCGTCGCCCGCCTCTAGTACAGCCTCCCCCTCGCCGCCCCTCGGCTCCCCGGCGCCCCTCAAGCACGGGTCCCCGCACCCCCAAGCGCAGCAGCCATCAGCCACGCCGCATGGCATCAATGACATCCTGAGCCGGCCCGCGCTCTCATGCCTGTCCACCCTCAGCCCGGGGGGCGCCGGCCCAGGGGGGCTGCTGGCCGGCCTGCCCCGCTTCACGAGCCTCAGCCCCCCGCCGCCGCCCCCGCCGCCCTCCGGCCTCTACTTCAGCCCAGGCGGGGCGGTGGCCGTGGCCCGCTATCCCAAGCCCCTGGCTGAGCTACCGGGAAGGACGCCCATCTTCTGGCCGGGGGTGGTGCAGGGCCCGCCCTGGAGGGACGCCAGACTCGCCTGCGCCCCCC ACCAGGGCTCCATCCTGCTGGACAAGGACGGCAAGCGGAAGCACACGCGGCCCACCTTCTCGGGCCAGCAGATCTTCGCGCTGGAGAAGACCTTCGAGCAGACCAAGTACCTGGCGGGACCCGAGAGGGCGAGGCTGGCCTACTCCCTGGGCATGACGGAGAGCCAGGTCAAG GTTTGGTTCCAGAACAGACGCACCAAGTGGCGCAAGAAGCACGCTGCCGAGATGGCGACGGCCAAGAAGAAGCAGGACTCTGAGACTGAGCGGCTAAAGGGCGCCTCGGAGAACGAAGAGGAGGACGACGACTACAACAAGCCGCTCGACCCCAACTCCGACGACGAGAAGATCACGCAGCTGCTGAAGAAGCACCAGGCCGGCGGCGGCGCCCTGCACCTGCACACCTCCGGCGCCGAGAGCTCCTCCTAG
- the NKX6-1 gene encoding homeobox protein Nkx-6.1 isoform X1 — protein sequence MLAALGQMEGPRQSAFLLGSPPLAALHSLAEMKTPLYPAYPLPGQACPSPSSSSSSPASSTASPSPPLGSPAPLKHGSPHPQAQQPSATPHGINDILSRPALSCLSTLSPGGAGPGGLLAGLPRFTSLSPPPPPPPPSGLYFSPGGAVAVARYPKPLAELPGRTPIFWPGVVQGPPWRDARLACAPREYLQLYSAWNLDQGSILLDKDGKRKHTRPTFSGQQIFALEKTFEQTKYLAGPERARLAYSLGMTESQVKVWFQNRRTKWRKKHAAEMATAKKKQDSETERLKGASENEEEDDDYNKPLDPNSDDEKITQLLKKHQAGGGALHLHTSGAESSS from the exons ATGCTGGCCGCCCTGGGGCAGATGGAGGGCCCCCGGCAAAGCGCCTTCCTCCTGGGCAGCCCTCCCCTGGCCGCTCTGCACAGCTTGGCCGAGATGAAGACCCCGCTCTACCCGGCCTATCCGCTGCCCGGGCAGGCCTGCCCGTCACCCTCGTCCTCCTCCTCGTCGCCCGCCTCTAGTACAGCCTCCCCCTCGCCGCCCCTCGGCTCCCCGGCGCCCCTCAAGCACGGGTCCCCGCACCCCCAAGCGCAGCAGCCATCAGCCACGCCGCATGGCATCAATGACATCCTGAGCCGGCCCGCGCTCTCATGCCTGTCCACCCTCAGCCCGGGGGGCGCCGGCCCAGGGGGGCTGCTGGCCGGCCTGCCCCGCTTCACGAGCCTCAGCCCCCCGCCGCCGCCCCCGCCGCCCTCCGGCCTCTACTTCAGCCCAGGCGGGGCGGTGGCCGTGGCCCGCTATCCCAAGCCCCTGGCTGAGCTACCGGGAAGGACGCCCATCTTCTGGCCGGGGGTGGTGCAGGGCCCGCCCTGGAGGGACGCCAGACTCGCCTGCGCCCCCCGTGAGTACCTTCAGCTATACAGCGCCTGGAACCTAG ACCAGGGCTCCATCCTGCTGGACAAGGACGGCAAGCGGAAGCACACGCGGCCCACCTTCTCGGGCCAGCAGATCTTCGCGCTGGAGAAGACCTTCGAGCAGACCAAGTACCTGGCGGGACCCGAGAGGGCGAGGCTGGCCTACTCCCTGGGCATGACGGAGAGCCAGGTCAAG GTTTGGTTCCAGAACAGACGCACCAAGTGGCGCAAGAAGCACGCTGCCGAGATGGCGACGGCCAAGAAGAAGCAGGACTCTGAGACTGAGCGGCTAAAGGGCGCCTCGGAGAACGAAGAGGAGGACGACGACTACAACAAGCCGCTCGACCCCAACTCCGACGACGAGAAGATCACGCAGCTGCTGAAGAAGCACCAGGCCGGCGGCGGCGCCCTGCACCTGCACACCTCCGGCGCCGAGAGCTCCTCCTAG